ttattttttattaaattattttaataataatcgtattaaaattttaataacaataatcatataCCTAAAAAATTCTACTAAGGGTACTCTagtcatttcaattttttccttatgctattataacatcattcaattcaaccaaacgcaagaatattattacaattctattccatttcattcaaccaaagcAGTTAAATTATTGATTACATCTTTATTCCATTACGTTCTATTTcattacaactctattccatAACAATTTTATTCCATTATAGCGAACCAAACgtaatgttaatatttttcattgtttggatgagtctgtaaaatattttcttttgtttgatgatttcttaaaatatttcataaaagctgttttcaatgaaacaaacatacatttgagatttttttatcttttcattgtttaattgagtttatttcatatctatatttatattacattttttaaatttttacagatattttgttaaattcgggtttattacaacatcatttttaGTCATATGACTACCAAGTGagtagttttatttaaaatgtgacattaacaaatttgacaaaaaaattaacaatggcaataattgaatttgattttcaaatttaaaagaagaggactaaattcttgaaaataaaagtaccgtgactaaattacaaatttgtgaagagtacatagacttaagacatattttaacctttatactacaaaacatttattattaatatatttataattataataaatatttattattaaaatattaatattgaatattttcaataatttgtgaagaatattattaaaatttattattaaaataaattaaaatattaaataatttactaaaataataaattatattaataaagtattatatgactaaatataaataattaaatatgtatgtttaataatattctaaatatttttaaaaataaaaataaaatttattatgaatataataatattaaacttgatcaattttacagaaaaaataacttattttaaattaaatgtaagCCACATTTTTCGTTAGTTAAActgttttatatgaaataaaaacataaatatttaaaaaaacaatttactaAAATCTTTTACACCTAAACAATCACTTAATGATGCGACTGCCTGTATCTGTAACATTTACTTCCCTCCTCAATAAAGTCACGTCTTCCTCTCCCTTCTTCATCAGATCATCAGAAGATTTGGGTGTATGGTATATGATGTTATTTACCTATTTGCCTCGTCTTTTAACTGCACCTTGAATGTTTAGAGACCATGTTACTTGAAAAAACCAAGCTCCTTGGCTTACCTAAGCCCCTTGTTTTCCACCAATTTTATCAATCATGTTACATGCATCTATCTTTCGATTCTGTTACCTACACTAAACTCGTTCAGCACTCCACCAAATCTAGTTGTCTGCTCCACGGCAAACTTGCCCATACCCATATAATCAAGTCTGCTTTCAACCCATGCCTTTTTTTGCTAAACAATCTTTTAAATATGTACTCCAAAGCCGGTGAAATGGATGTAGCTCACCGATTGTTCGACAAAATGTCCAAACCAAATCTTGTTTCATATAATTCTTTGATCTCTGGATATACCCAGATGGGTGCTTTTGATAAAGCCTTGGAAGTTTTTGTCGAAGCTAGAAAAGCATGTCGAAAACTTGATAAATTCACTTATGCTGGTGCTTTAAATGTTTGCGCTCAAACTGGGGATCTCAAGCTAGGGAAGTTAATTCATGGATTGATTTTAGTAAGTGGATTGATTGAGAAAGCATTTTTGACCAACTCCTTAATCGATATGTATTGCAAATGTGAATGTGTTGATCAGGCAAGGTTTTTGTTTGAGAATTCCCAGGAGTTGGATGAGATTTCATGGAATACATTGATTGCAGGTTATGTCCGTCTGAATAAAAAGGAAGAGATATTGGAACTATTAATAAGCATGCATCGAAATGGCTTGGAGTTGAATACTTATACCATGGGAAGTGTCTTAAAGGCTTGTTGTACAAACACTGATGTAGGGATAATGTGTGGGAAAATGCTTCATGGTTGTATAATGAAACTTGggtttgatattgatattgttgTTGGGACGGCATTGCTCGATATGTATGCAAAAAATGGAGAACTAAATAGtgcaattaaaacttttaaaagcaTGCCAAACCGCAATATTGTCATGTATAATGCCATGATATCTGGAATTATGGAAACAGAAAGCATTAGCAAGGAATGTACAAATGAAGCCTGCAGACTTTTCTTTGAAGTACAAAGACAAGGATTGAAGCCCTCAAAATTTACATTCTCAAGCATGCTTAAAGCTTGTATTGCGGTTGAAGATTTTGTCTATGGCAAACAAATTCATGCTCAAATATGCAAGTATAACTTGCAGTCTGATGAGTTCATAGTAAGTGCACTTATTGAACTGTATTCCTTAATGGGATCAACTGAAGATGGTTTGAAATGTTTTATATCAACTCCCAGGCGAGATATTGTCTTGTGGACATCCATGATCGCTGGTTATATTCAGAATGGGCAATTTGAAAGTGCATTGAGTCTCTTTTATGAACTGATGGCATATGGAGGAAGACCAGATGAATTCACTATCTCAAACATTTTGAGTGCTTGTGCGGATCTAGCAACTGCAAGATTGGGTGAGCAGGTTCACGGACATGTTGTGAGAAGTGGCTTTGGGAGCTTCAGAATTGTTCAAAACTCACAGATTTGCATGTATGCAAAGTGTGGTGA
The nucleotide sequence above comes from Gossypium raimondii isolate GPD5lz chromosome 13, ASM2569854v1, whole genome shotgun sequence. Encoded proteins:
- the LOC105784486 gene encoding pentatricopeptide repeat-containing protein At3g13880, with product MLLEKTKLLGLPKPLVFHQFYQSCYMHLSFDSVTYTKLVQHSTKSSCLLHGKLAHTHIIKSAFNPCLFLLNNLLNMYSKAGEMDVAHRLFDKMSKPNLVSYNSLISGYTQMGAFDKALEVFVEARKACRKLDKFTYAGALNVCAQTGDLKLGKLIHGLILVSGLIEKAFLTNSLIDMYCKCECVDQARFLFENSQELDEISWNTLIAGYVRLNKKEEILELLISMHRNGLELNTYTMGSVLKACCTNTDVGIMCGKMLHGCIMKLGFDIDIVVGTALLDMYAKNGELNSAIKTFKSMPNRNIVMYNAMISGIMETESISKECTNEACRLFFEVQRQGLKPSKFTFSSMLKACIAVEDFVYGKQIHAQICKYNLQSDEFIVSALIELYSLMGSTEDGLKCFISTPRRDIVLWTSMIAGYIQNGQFESALSLFYELMAYGGRPDEFTISNILSACADLATARLGEQVHGHVVRSGFGSFRIVQNSQICMYAKCGDLNSADLIFRETENPDVVSWSVMICSCAQHGCAKDALNLFGLMKEHGIRPNHITYVGVLSACSYGGLVEEGLKYFESMKDDGVEASIEHYCCVVDLFSRAGRLAEAENFILASGFKNNPIMWRALLSSCRVYKDTVAGKRAAMKVIELEPQDSSSYVLLHNIYAGAAVEPLAARIRELMQQRGVRKEPGLSWI